Proteins encoded in a region of the Streptosporangiales bacterium genome:
- a CDS encoding isoprenyl transferase, which translates to MALSDLVYGLYERRLERQLTPQKVPRHIGVIIDGNRRWAKSYGQSSRFGHRKGADKIEDLLGWCEEVGVEVVTVWLLSTENVGRRSPAELKELFGIVEDVIGSIASVGRWRVHPMGALDLLPDSTARLLKELADQTRDIEGLTVNAAIGYGGRREIADAVRALLHDHAGRGTTIEELAEVIDVEHIAEHLYTRGQPDPDLVIRTSGEQRLGGFLLWQSVYSEFYFYEGYWPAFRKVDFLRALRAYGQRERRFGK; encoded by the coding sequence ATGGCTCTGAGCGACCTTGTCTACGGTCTGTACGAGCGTCGGCTCGAACGGCAGCTGACTCCGCAGAAGGTGCCGAGGCACATCGGCGTCATCATCGACGGCAACCGGCGCTGGGCGAAGTCGTACGGCCAGTCGTCGCGCTTCGGGCACCGCAAGGGCGCCGACAAGATCGAGGACCTCCTCGGCTGGTGCGAGGAGGTCGGTGTCGAGGTCGTCACCGTCTGGCTGCTGTCGACCGAGAACGTCGGGCGACGGTCACCCGCGGAGCTGAAGGAGCTCTTCGGCATCGTCGAGGACGTCATCGGCTCGATCGCGTCCGTCGGCAGGTGGCGGGTGCACCCGATGGGCGCGCTCGACCTGCTGCCCGACTCGACGGCCAGGCTCCTCAAGGAGCTCGCCGACCAGACCCGCGACATCGAGGGGCTCACGGTCAACGCGGCGATCGGGTACGGCGGGCGTCGCGAGATCGCCGACGCCGTGCGGGCCCTGCTGCACGACCACGCCGGCCGCGGCACCACGATCGAGGAGCTCGCCGAGGTGATCGACGTCGAGCACATCGCCGAGCACCTCTACACCCGTGGGCAGCCCGACCCCGACCTGGTGATCCGCACCTCGGGTGAGCAGCGGCTCGGCGGCTTCCTGCTCTGGCAGAGCGTCTACAGCGAGTTCTACTTCTACGAGGGCTACTGGCCGGCCTTCCGCAAGGTCGACTTCCTCCGGGCCCTGCGGGCGTACGGCCAGCGGGAACGCCGCTTCGGCAAGTAG